In the genome of Rhodothermales bacterium, the window TCGAGGACTTCGAGGACGCGGAGGACGGGGCGTGATCCGGTACCTCCTCGACACCAACATCCTCTCGGAACTGGTTCGTCCACAGCCAGACCCCCGCGTGCAGGAACGCTACCGCGTCCACGAACAGGAGGGGGCCATCGCGAGCGCCGTCTGGCACGAGCTCCTCTACGGCGTGGAGCGGCTTGCACCGGGTCGGCGGCGCGATGCGCTGGCGCGCTACATGACCGAGGTGGTTCAGGCGTCGCTGCCCGTGCTGCCCTACGATGCGGAGGCGGCGCAGTGGCACGCTCGCCAGCGCGCACGCCTCGAAGCACAAGGGAAGCCGCGCCCCGCACTCGACGGCATGATCGCGGCCGTGGCCGCCTCGCGCGGCCTCATCCTCGTCACCCGCAACACCGGCGACTTCGCGGGCTACGACGGCCTCCACGTCGAGAACTGGTTCGAGGGCGGCGATGGCTGACGAGCGCATACGGGTTTTCATCAGCCACAGCAGCCGTGTCCGAGCGTCGCTCGCGCCGCTGGTCGATCCGTCGGCGTACGCCCTCCAGAGCCCCACGCGGCGCCATGAACGCGGGGGGATGGCCGCGTTGTCCCGCCACCACCCGCAGCCGCTCACGCTGGGCTCTCTCGCCGACGGAGTCATCGCCGAGCGGTCGGGCTTCTCGAGAAGGAGGGGGGAGACATGAGCGACGCGAAACCCAGAGTGTTCGTGAGCTCGGTTATGGCGGACTTCGAACCCTTCCGAGAGGCCGCACGGGCAGGCACCACGGCAGGGGGCGGCGAGCCCATCATGGCTGAGGACTGGTCCTCGCAGGGCGTCTCCTCCCGAACGGCGTGCCTCGACCTGGTCGCCTCCTCCGACGCGCTCCTCCTGATCGTCGGCGAGCGGGGAGGGGGGCCGGCCACGTATAGGCTGCTCGTCGTGGAGGAGGAACTACGGGCGGCGCGTCATCGGAAGCTACTCGTCCGCGTGTTTTCGTGCAGGAGAGGGTAGAGCGCGACGAAGTTCTCCGGCCGGTTGGCCCGCTTGTACCCGCTCTTGTGGTGGACCTCGTAGCCCCGTCGGATCGCCCCGCCATCTTCTTCTCGGCTACGCGCCGGTGCGTTAGCCGCCAACGGCCCTCGCCCTCGTCCCAGTATTCGGCGTACCCGCTGGCATTCATGCATGTTTTGAGGGGCTTGGGTCGACGGCTCATGGTGCAGGCAGGTGGGGGAGGGGCACCCTCCCTATCAGGCCTTCGCGGCACCCGGTTAACCCGCGACCGATACGAGAGACGGCTCTGTAAAAGCAGGGTTGCACGGCTGCGGCTGGAGCGTGTCGGGAATTCTGAACTTGACATGGATGTCATTATATCGTATAATTGAACATAGAGTCAACTTTAACCCCGTGATCCCTCCCTTCGACGACCGTGGACTTCTCCCGCCTGGCGACCACCCGGCCACCTTCGTGGACCTCCGCGCCTCCCCGCTCGTCTGGGGCCCACCGGCCCGACCGGCCGAGTGGGACGACGACTGGCGGAACCACCTCGTCGACCAAGCCGAGATCCTCGTCCGCCAGCTCTGGACCGCCGGCATCACGGAGGTCTTCCTCGACGGCTCGTTCACCGAAGACAAACCGCACCCCAACGACATCGACGGCTACTTCGTCTGCGACGTCCGCCGCGTCGCCACCGGCGAGCTCCAGCGCGAGCTCAACGCGCTCGACCCCCACGGCGTCTGGACGTGGGACCCCGCCACGCGCCGCCCCTACCGGGGATACACCAAACGTCAGCTCCCCATGTGGCACGCCTACCGCGTCGAGTTCTACCCCCACTACAGCGAGTTCCAACAGTCCGGGATTACCAACAGATTCGGCCACCCGAAGACCTTCCCGGCCGCGTTCCGCGAGCGACGCCTGACCGACGAGGAGAAGGGGATCGTCCGCCTCCTCCCCGATTGATCGCCCCCGAGCGAGCCCGCGACACGCTCCGCCTCCCTGACACGATCACTCCAACACCGCAGCGCCATGATCCGCACCGACACCGAGTACCGCCGGGCGCTCCAGCGCCTGAAAGAGGAGACCGAGACGATCCGCGCTCAGCGCGACCACCTCGCCGGCCTCGGCCTCTCCGACGACGAGGTCGAGCGCGCGATGCAGCCGATGCTCTCGTTCCACGCCCAGCTCGAAGAGGAGGTGGACGCCTACGACAAGATGAAGAGGGGGGACCTCGGCCCGCTCCAGTCGCTCACGGCCATCGGCCGCTGGCTCGTGGGGGCCCGCATCGCCCGGGGCCTCACCCAGGCCGACCTCGCCGAGCGCCTCGGCGTCGACCCCTCCCAGGTCTCGCGCGACGAGCGGAACGACTACCGCGCCGTCACCGTCGAGCGCGCGCAGCGGATCATGGAGGCCCTCGGCGTCCGGTTCACCGCCCGCGCCGAGAGCCTCCTCGCGTCGGACGACACCCCGGCGGAGTACGCATAGCCCGAGTGCAGGCATGAGGGAGGACGACTCGTCAGACGTACGTCCCCCACGGGGGGACCCCCGCCGCCAGGCAACCGGGGCTGTCAAGGGGTTCGACTATCAGATCTGGCAGTCGGTCGATCTGTGGACCTCGCTGAGGGGTGACGAGGCGCTCTTCCTGGAGGCAGCGGAAGACGTGGACCGCGTGTCATCGGGGAGCGCCGAGACTGGGCAGGTGAAGGCGCTTGCTCGCCCCCTCACTCTACGGTCTGAGGCCGTGCAGTCGGCTCTGCGCCACTTCTGGACCCACCGCGAGGCGAACCGGGATCTCACCGTCACCTACGCGCTCATCACGACGGCCAGGAGGGGAAACGAGGACGGCAGGCCTTTCGGAGACCGGGCAGGACTCGACGTATGGGACGAGGGTCGGTCGCCCCTGTGCGACCTCTCCGACCTGCGGGCCTTCCTGGGGGAGCTCGATCTGGGTAGGGACCTCGGGGAGTTTCTCCGGTCCGCGACCGACGACGAGGTGCGTTCCGAGCTCGTCCGGCGGGTCCGGTGGGTCACCGACGAGCCGGAACGGTGGGGGATCCGCGACCGCGTAGAGCGGCGGGTCGTTCTCC includes:
- a CDS encoding type II toxin-antitoxin system VapC family toxin, giving the protein MIRYLLDTNILSELVRPQPDPRVQERYRVHEQEGAIASAVWHELLYGVERLAPGRRRDALARYMTEVVQASLPVLPYDAEAAQWHARQRARLEAQGKPRPALDGMIAAVAASRGLILVTRNTGDFAGYDGLHVENWFEGGDG
- a CDS encoding DUF4062 domain-containing protein: MSDAKPRVFVSSVMADFEPFREAARAGTTAGGGEPIMAEDWSSQGVSSRTACLDLVASSDALLLIVGERGGGPATYRLLVVEEELRAARHRKLLVRVFSCRRG
- a CDS encoding helix-turn-helix transcriptional regulator produces the protein MIRTDTEYRRALQRLKEETETIRAQRDHLAGLGLSDDEVERAMQPMLSFHAQLEEEVDAYDKMKRGDLGPLQSLTAIGRWLVGARIARGLTQADLAERLGVDPSQVSRDERNDYRAVTVERAQRIMEALGVRFTARAESLLASDDTPAEYA